One genomic segment of Microcella indica includes these proteins:
- the dnaA gene encoding chromosomal replication initiator protein DnaA, with the protein MADDTESPQELWNSVRTALTTDERITPQLHGFINLVEPRGIMAGTLYLEVPNELTRGMLEQRIRLPLLTALTTVAGDNVSSFAIVVNPEIQNEGLEASLETTDSSAPYIEQSTTPPPSDSGGRRGDSRLNPKYSFDNFVIGGSNRFAHAAAVAVAEAPAKAYNPLFVYGESGLGKTHLLHAIGHYAESLYPGIRVRYVSSEEFTNDFINSIANNRASVFQSRYREIDILLIDDIQFLQGKDSTQEAFFHTFNTLHDHNKQVVITSDLPPKHLTGFEDRMRSRFEWGLITDVQAPDLETRIAILRKKAQNDRLQVRDDVLEYMASKVSSNIRELEGTLIRVTAFANLNRTPVDLQLVQTVLKDLITLDEDNVIAPVDIINHTAAYFKLTVDDLYGSSRSQAVATARQIAMYLCRELTNLSLPKIGQLFGNRDHTTVMYANKKISELMKERRSIYNQVTELTSRIKQNNRYS; encoded by the coding sequence CAGGAGCTGTGGAACTCGGTGCGCACCGCGCTCACGACGGATGAGCGCATCACGCCCCAGCTGCACGGCTTCATCAACCTCGTCGAACCGCGCGGCATCATGGCGGGCACGCTCTACCTGGAAGTGCCGAACGAGCTCACGCGCGGCATGCTCGAGCAGCGCATCCGGTTGCCCCTCCTCACCGCCCTCACGACCGTCGCCGGCGACAACGTCTCGAGCTTCGCGATCGTCGTGAACCCCGAGATCCAGAACGAGGGCCTCGAGGCGTCCCTCGAGACGACCGACTCCTCGGCCCCCTACATCGAGCAGTCGACCACCCCGCCGCCGAGCGATTCGGGCGGGCGCCGCGGTGACAGCAGGCTCAACCCCAAGTACAGCTTCGACAACTTCGTCATCGGCGGCTCCAACCGCTTCGCCCACGCCGCGGCCGTCGCCGTGGCCGAAGCGCCCGCGAAGGCCTACAACCCGCTCTTCGTCTACGGGGAGTCCGGGCTCGGCAAGACCCACCTCCTCCACGCGATCGGGCACTACGCCGAGAGCCTCTACCCGGGCATCCGCGTGCGCTACGTCTCGAGCGAGGAGTTCACGAACGACTTCATCAACTCGATCGCGAACAACCGGGCCAGCGTGTTCCAGTCGCGCTACCGCGAGATCGACATCCTCCTCATCGACGACATCCAGTTCCTGCAGGGCAAGGACTCGACGCAGGAGGCGTTCTTCCACACGTTCAACACGCTGCACGACCACAACAAGCAGGTCGTCATCACGAGCGACCTTCCGCCCAAGCACCTCACCGGGTTCGAGGACCGCATGCGCAGTCGGTTCGAGTGGGGTCTCATCACCGACGTGCAGGCGCCCGACCTCGAGACCCGCATCGCAATCCTGCGCAAGAAGGCGCAGAACGACCGCCTCCAGGTTCGCGACGACGTGCTCGAGTACATGGCCTCGAAGGTGTCGAGCAACATCCGCGAGCTCGAGGGCACCCTCATCCGCGTCACGGCGTTCGCCAACCTCAACCGCACGCCCGTCGACCTGCAGCTCGTGCAGACCGTTCTCAAGGATCTGATCACGCTCGACGAGGACAACGTCATCGCACCGGTCGACATCATCAATCACACGGCTGCCTACTTCAAGCTCACGGTCGACGACCTCTACGGGTCGTCCCGCTCGCAGGCCGTCGCGACCGCGCGTCAGATCGCGATGTATCTGTGCCGCGAGCTCACCAACCTCTCCCTCCCGAAGATCGGGCAGCTGTTCGGCAACCGCGACCACACCACGGTCATGTACGCGAACAAGAAGATCAGCGAGCTCATGAAGGAGCGCCGGTCGATCTACAACCAGGTCACCGAGCTCACGAGCCGCATCAAGCAGAACAACCGCTACAGCTGA
- the dnaN gene encoding DNA polymerase III subunit beta has protein sequence MKFQVNRDVLSDAVSFAVKLLPQRTTLPILSGVLVRAENGTVTLSSFDYEVSAQTTISADVTEEGTVLVSGRLLADIASRLPAAPVEFVTTESKIAVTCGSARFTLSSMPVEEYPSLPSVDGPSGMLPGEDFSDAVGQVAVAASRDDVTPVITGVQLEIVENRLSLVATDRYRVAVREIDWESTAVEVGVTALVPSRTLSEIGKIFAHSSAVTVTIVTGGDRELIAFSADKKTVTSLLIKGNFPPVKRLFPETVENYAVMNTAELVEATRRVALVLERDAALRYSFSDDGLTLEAIGSENAQASETIDAHVTGGETTVSLKPQFLIDGLAAVHSEFVRLSFTKTDNPNKPGPVLITSQSSKDQPGSDNYRYLLQPNLLLR, from the coding sequence GTGAAGTTCCAGGTCAATCGCGACGTTCTGAGCGACGCCGTGTCGTTCGCCGTCAAGCTCCTTCCCCAGCGCACCACGCTTCCGATCCTCAGTGGTGTTCTCGTGCGGGCCGAGAACGGCACCGTCACCCTCTCGTCGTTCGACTACGAGGTCTCGGCGCAGACGACGATCTCCGCCGACGTCACCGAGGAGGGCACGGTTCTGGTGTCGGGCCGGCTGCTCGCCGACATCGCCTCGCGCCTTCCCGCCGCGCCCGTGGAGTTCGTCACCACCGAGTCCAAGATCGCGGTCACGTGCGGTTCGGCGCGCTTCACGCTCTCGAGCATGCCGGTCGAGGAGTACCCGAGCCTGCCCAGCGTCGACGGACCGAGCGGCATGCTGCCCGGAGAGGACTTCTCCGATGCCGTCGGTCAGGTCGCCGTCGCCGCCTCGCGGGATGACGTCACCCCCGTCATCACCGGAGTCCAGCTGGAGATCGTCGAGAACCGGCTCTCCCTCGTCGCCACCGATCGCTACCGGGTCGCCGTGCGCGAGATCGACTGGGAGTCGACTGCCGTCGAGGTCGGCGTCACCGCTCTCGTACCCTCGCGCACGCTCTCGGAGATCGGCAAGATCTTCGCCCACAGCTCGGCCGTGACGGTCACGATCGTCACGGGCGGAGACCGCGAGCTCATCGCCTTCTCCGCCGACAAGAAGACGGTCACCTCGCTCCTCATCAAGGGCAACTTCCCGCCCGTCAAGCGACTCTTCCCCGAGACGGTCGAGAACTACGCCGTCATGAACACCGCGGAGCTCGTCGAAGCCACACGCCGCGTCGCCCTCGTGCTCGAGCGCGACGCCGCGCTGCGGTACTCATTCAGCGATGACGGACTGACCCTGGAGGCCATCGGCTCGGAGAACGCTCAGGCTTCCGAGACCATCGACGCGCACGTAACGGGCGGCGAGACCACCGTCTCCCTCAAGCCGCAGTTCCTCATCGATGGGCTGGCCGCGGTGCACAGCGAGTTCGTGCGCCTGTCGTTCACGAAGACCGACAACCCCAACAAGCCAGGCCCGGTTCTCATCACGAGCCAGTCGTCGAAGGATCAGCCCGGGTCGGACAACTACCGCTACCTCCTGCAGCCGAACCTGCTTCTGCGCTGA
- the recF gene encoding DNA replication/repair protein RecF (All proteins in this family for which functions are known are DNA-binding proteins that assist the filamentation of RecA onto DNA for the initiation of recombination or recombinational repair.) has translation MHVTHLTLVDFRNYARADVELSPGTTLFVGRNGQGKTNLVEAIGYLSTVSSHRVSTDQALVRAGQESAIVRMRVQHEERALVIELQLNRAGANRAQVNRGAIRTRELPRYFASVLFAPEDLSLVRGEPSGRRAYLDALVVQRSPRFAGVISDYERVVRQRNSLLKSARASRLPADSLTTLDVWDDRLVELGTELMVARHELVEQLRPRISQAYRAVAGDEHDTGVSIQRSIDADAPLEAAAALTVDAAGAGGNPAIVAAAFRDRLAARRRDELDRAVTLVGPHRDDLVLDLNGLPARGYASHGESWSFALALKLASAEVLRVDAVAGDPVLVLDDVFAELDEGRRERLADAIVDYEQVLITAAVGRDVPERLRATTVRIAAGAIVEPDTEAAPQEGPVSGARHE, from the coding sequence GTGCACGTCACGCACCTCACGCTCGTCGACTTCCGCAACTACGCGCGGGCCGACGTCGAGCTCTCCCCAGGCACGACGCTGTTCGTGGGCCGCAACGGGCAGGGCAAGACGAACCTTGTCGAGGCCATCGGCTATCTGAGCACCGTCTCCTCTCACCGGGTGTCGACCGATCAGGCTCTCGTGCGGGCAGGACAGGAGTCGGCGATCGTGCGCATGCGGGTGCAGCACGAGGAGCGTGCGCTCGTGATCGAGCTGCAGCTCAACCGCGCGGGAGCCAACAGGGCCCAGGTGAACCGGGGCGCGATTCGCACGAGAGAGCTGCCGAGGTACTTCGCGAGCGTGCTCTTCGCCCCCGAGGATCTCTCGCTCGTGCGCGGTGAGCCGTCCGGTCGCCGCGCCTACCTCGACGCGCTCGTCGTGCAGCGCTCGCCGCGCTTCGCGGGTGTCATCTCCGACTACGAGAGAGTCGTGCGGCAGCGCAACTCCCTCCTGAAATCGGCTCGAGCCTCGCGACTGCCCGCCGATTCGCTCACAACGCTCGATGTGTGGGACGACCGTCTCGTGGAGCTCGGCACCGAGCTCATGGTCGCGCGGCACGAGTTGGTCGAGCAGCTGCGGCCGCGAATCTCGCAGGCATATCGGGCGGTCGCCGGCGATGAGCACGACACCGGTGTGAGCATCCAGCGCAGCATCGATGCGGATGCTCCGCTCGAGGCCGCCGCGGCCCTCACCGTCGATGCGGCCGGGGCCGGGGGAAACCCGGCGATCGTGGCCGCCGCCTTCCGCGACCGTCTCGCGGCTCGGCGTCGCGACGAACTCGACCGCGCCGTGACGCTCGTCGGGCCGCACCGCGACGACCTCGTGCTCGATCTCAACGGTCTGCCCGCGCGCGGCTACGCGAGTCACGGGGAGAGCTGGTCGTTCGCGCTCGCCCTCAAGCTCGCGTCGGCTGAGGTGCTGCGTGTCGACGCCGTCGCGGGTGACCCCGTGCTCGTGCTCGACGATGTCTTCGCCGAGCTCGATGAAGGGCGCCGCGAGCGTCTCGCCGACGCGATCGTCGACTACGAGCAAGTGCTCATCACCGCCGCCGTCGGCCGCGATGTGCCGGAGCGGCTGCGCGCCACCACGGTCCGCATCGCGGCCGGCGCGATCGTGGAGCCCGACACCGAGGCGGCCCCGCAGGAGGGCCCGGTATCCGGGGCGCGCCATGAGTGA
- a CDS encoding DUF721 domain-containing protein: MSDDSSPPESEASAVYRRMRRVFGDPSMRSSDARKRAAGARTRGASSPFGAGRDPAGLDDVIDSLTRVMGWTSPLARGELLSAWSSIVGEDVAARSQPVGIEEGVLSIQCDSTAWATQLRMMQGDILTSIVRTFPDAGVASVRILGPGAPSWKRGPRSVPGRGPRDTYG, encoded by the coding sequence ATGAGTGACGACTCCTCGCCTCCTGAATCCGAGGCCAGTGCCGTCTACCGGCGCATGCGGCGCGTCTTCGGCGACCCGTCGATGCGCTCGTCGGATGCTCGCAAGCGCGCGGCGGGGGCGCGCACGCGCGGTGCGTCGTCACCGTTCGGGGCGGGGCGCGACCCCGCCGGCCTCGACGACGTCATCGACTCGCTCACGCGCGTGATGGGGTGGACCTCCCCCCTCGCTCGCGGCGAGCTGCTCTCCGCATGGTCGAGCATCGTGGGAGAGGACGTCGCGGCGCGGTCGCAGCCCGTGGGCATCGAGGAGGGTGTGCTGAGCATCCAGTGCGATTCGACCGCGTGGGCGACCCAACTGCGCATGATGCAGGGCGATATCCTGACCTCGATCGTGCGCACGTTCCCCGACGCAGGCGTCGCGAGCGTGCGGATTCTGGGGCCGGGCGCGCCCAGCTGGAAGCGCGGCCCACGGTCAGTGCCCGGTCGTGGCCCACGGGACACGTACGGCTAG
- the gyrB gene encoding DNA topoisomerase (ATP-hydrolyzing) subunit B — protein MTASTSHSDNGYGAGDIQVLEGLEAVRKRPGMYIGSTGPRGLHHLVYEIVDNSVDEALAGHCDTIHITLLENGGVQVIDNGRGIPVDEHPIEKRSTVEVVLTILHAGGKFGGSGYAVSGGLHGVGSSVVNALSSRLQVEVRRQGSIWRQSYQHGVPDAPLAQGEATTETGTTITFWPNDEIFETVQFDWDTLRTRFQQMAFLNKGLRITITDERVATEGETIVAKEAGDEPLREEFYYEQGLVDYVEFLNSAKKTEVVHPEIISFESEDTERRIALEVAMQWTNGYSESVHTYANTINTHEGGTHEEGFRAALTTLVNRYAREKGILKEKDENLSGDDVREGLTAVISIKLGEPQFEGQTKTKLGNTEAKSFVQKVTGEHLSDWFERNPVQGKDVIRKAMQAAAARLAARKAREQTRRKGLLESGGMPGKLKDCQSKDPSLSEIFIVEGDSAGGSAVQGRNPETQAILPLRGKILNVEKARLDRALGNAEVQAMITAFGAGIGEDFDPDKVRYHKIVLMADADVDGQHITTLLLTLLFRYMRPLIDLGYVYLAQPPLYRLKWTNADHEYVFSDRERDVLMESGLASGKRIPKDNGVQRYKGLGEMNHQELWDTTMNPVSRTLLQVTLDDAAMADAVFSTLMGEDVESRRTFIQQNAKDVRFLDI, from the coding sequence ATGACAGCTTCGACTTCGCACTCGGACAACGGATACGGCGCCGGCGACATCCAGGTACTCGAGGGGCTCGAGGCGGTACGCAAGCGCCCGGGCATGTACATCGGGTCCACGGGCCCGCGCGGTCTGCACCACCTCGTGTACGAGATCGTCGACAACTCCGTCGACGAGGCCCTCGCTGGCCACTGCGACACGATTCACATCACGCTGCTCGAGAACGGCGGTGTGCAGGTCATCGACAACGGCCGCGGCATCCCCGTCGACGAGCACCCGATCGAGAAGCGGTCGACCGTCGAGGTCGTCCTGACGATCCTCCACGCGGGCGGCAAGTTCGGCGGCAGCGGCTACGCCGTCTCGGGCGGCCTCCACGGCGTCGGCAGCTCCGTCGTCAACGCGCTCTCCTCGCGTCTCCAGGTCGAAGTGCGGCGCCAGGGCTCGATCTGGCGGCAGAGCTATCAGCACGGTGTTCCGGATGCCCCGCTCGCGCAGGGCGAGGCGACGACCGAGACCGGCACGACCATCACGTTCTGGCCGAACGACGAGATCTTCGAGACCGTGCAGTTCGACTGGGACACCCTGCGCACGCGCTTCCAGCAGATGGCCTTCCTCAACAAGGGTCTCCGCATCACCATCACCGACGAGCGCGTCGCGACCGAGGGCGAGACGATCGTCGCCAAGGAAGCGGGCGACGAGCCCCTGCGCGAGGAGTTCTACTACGAGCAGGGCCTCGTGGACTACGTCGAGTTCCTCAACTCGGCGAAGAAGACCGAGGTCGTGCACCCCGAGATCATCTCCTTCGAGTCGGAGGACACCGAGCGCCGCATCGCGCTCGAGGTTGCCATGCAGTGGACCAACGGCTACAGCGAGTCGGTCCACACCTACGCGAACACCATCAACACGCACGAGGGCGGCACCCACGAAGAGGGCTTCCGCGCTGCACTCACCACCCTCGTCAACCGCTATGCGCGGGAGAAGGGCATCCTCAAGGAGAAGGACGAGAACCTCTCAGGCGACGATGTGCGCGAAGGCCTCACCGCCGTCATCTCGATCAAGCTCGGCGAGCCGCAGTTCGAGGGCCAGACGAAGACCAAGCTCGGCAACACCGAGGCGAAGTCGTTCGTGCAGAAGGTCACGGGCGAGCACCTCTCCGACTGGTTCGAGCGCAACCCCGTGCAGGGCAAGGACGTCATCCGCAAGGCCATGCAGGCCGCGGCCGCGCGGCTCGCGGCGCGCAAGGCGCGCGAGCAGACTCGACGCAAGGGCCTGCTCGAGTCGGGCGGCATGCCCGGCAAGCTCAAGGACTGCCAGTCGAAAGACCCCTCGCTCAGCGAGATCTTCATCGTCGAGGGCGACTCCGCCGGCGGCTCGGCCGTGCAGGGGCGCAACCCCGAGACGCAGGCGATCCTGCCGCTGCGCGGCAAGATCCTCAACGTCGAGAAGGCGCGCCTCGATCGCGCGCTCGGCAACGCCGAGGTGCAGGCCATGATCACCGCCTTCGGCGCGGGCATCGGCGAAGACTTCGACCCCGACAAGGTGCGGTACCACAAGATCGTGCTCATGGCCGATGCCGACGTCGACGGCCAGCACATCACGACGCTCCTCCTGACGCTGCTCTTCCGCTACATGAGGCCGCTCATCGACCTCGGCTACGTGTACCTCGCGCAACCACCCCTGTACCGCCTCAAATGGACCAACGCCGATCACGAGTACGTGTTCAGCGACCGTGAGCGCGACGTTCTCATGGAATCAGGGCTGGCGAGCGGCAAGCGCATCCCGAAGGACAACGGGGTGCAGCGCTACAAGGGCCTCGGCGAGATGAACCACCAGGAGCTGTGGGACACCACCATGAACCCCGTCAGCCGCACCCTCCTGCAGGTCACGCTCGACGACGCGGCCATGGCCGACGCCGTGTTCTCCACCCTCATGGGCGAGGACGTCGAGTCTCGCCGCACCTTCATCCAGCAGAACGCGAAGGACGTGCGGTTCTTGGACATCTGA
- the gyrA gene encoding DNA gyrase subunit A, producing the protein MADDSTGTGPIDAEATEPIDYGPGGRVNQVDLQLEMQRSYLDYAMSVIVGRALPDVRDGLKPVHRRVLYAMFDGGYRPDKAFSKCSRVVGDVMGQFHPHGDSAIYDALVRLVQPWSMRYPLAAGQGNFGSPGNDGAAAPRYTETKMAPLAMEMVRDIEEDTVDFQDNYDGRTREPSILPSRFPNLLVNGSVGIAVGMATNIPPHNLREVASAALWHLENPEADREELLEAILQRVKGPDFPTGAQILGVKGIQDAYRTGRGSITMRAVVTVEEIQGRTCLVITELPYQVNPDNLAIKVADLVKEGKLAGIADIRDESSGRTGQRLVIVLKRDAVAKVVLNNLYKHTQLQDNFGANMLAIVDGVPRTLPIDGFIRHWVTHQIEVIVRRTAFRLAKAEADAHILRGYLKALDALDEVIALIRRSQTTEEARDGLMQLLSVDELQATAILNLQLRRLAALERQKIQEQAEELERLIADYQSILASPERQRTIVGEELTEIVDKYGDDRRTEIMFGFDGDMSVEDLIPVEEMVVTVTRGGYIKRTRSDNYRPQHRGGKGVRGAQLRADDVVEHFFVTTTHHWLLFFTTTGRVYRLKTYEIQEGSRDAKGQHVANLLALQPDEQIAQILDIRDYSVAQHLVLATRKGLVKKTALTEYDTNRTGGIIAVNLREGDELVSAMLADESDDILLVSRLGMSLRFTGDDSALRPMGRSTSGVTGMKFRPGDELLAAAVVGDRGYVFVVTGGGYAKRTAVDQYRIQQRGGLGIKVAKLNDDRGALAGALIVSEDDEVLVVLQNGKVVRSAVAEVPAKGRDTMGVVFARPDDDDRIIAIARNSERHLVDPDADTATEADTDNAAPAATATEAGKDHSS; encoded by the coding sequence ATGGCAGACGACAGCACCGGCACCGGGCCGATCGACGCTGAGGCGACCGAACCCATCGACTACGGCCCCGGCGGTCGGGTCAACCAGGTCGACCTGCAGCTCGAGATGCAGCGCTCGTACCTCGACTACGCGATGAGCGTCATCGTCGGGCGTGCGCTGCCCGACGTGCGCGACGGCCTCAAGCCCGTTCACCGTCGCGTGCTCTACGCCATGTTCGACGGAGGCTACCGGCCCGACAAGGCCTTCTCGAAGTGCTCGCGCGTCGTCGGCGACGTCATGGGCCAGTTCCACCCGCACGGCGACTCGGCGATCTACGACGCGCTCGTGCGCCTCGTCCAGCCGTGGTCGATGCGCTACCCGCTCGCCGCCGGGCAGGGCAACTTCGGCTCGCCGGGCAACGACGGCGCCGCCGCCCCGCGGTACACCGAGACCAAGATGGCCCCGCTCGCCATGGAGATGGTGCGGGACATCGAGGAAGACACCGTCGACTTCCAGGACAACTACGACGGCCGCACGCGCGAGCCGAGCATCCTGCCCTCGCGGTTCCCCAACCTGCTCGTCAACGGGTCCGTCGGCATCGCGGTGGGCATGGCCACCAACATCCCACCCCACAACCTGCGCGAAGTCGCCTCGGCGGCGCTGTGGCACCTCGAGAACCCGGAGGCCGACCGCGAAGAGCTGCTCGAGGCGATCCTGCAGCGCGTCAAGGGCCCCGACTTCCCGACCGGCGCGCAGATCCTCGGAGTCAAGGGCATTCAGGACGCCTACCGCACGGGTCGCGGCTCCATCACGATGCGCGCCGTCGTCACGGTCGAGGAGATCCAGGGGCGCACGTGCCTCGTCATCACCGAGCTGCCGTACCAGGTCAACCCCGACAACCTCGCGATCAAGGTCGCCGACCTCGTCAAGGAGGGCAAGCTCGCCGGCATCGCCGACATCCGCGACGAGTCCTCAGGCCGCACCGGCCAGCGCCTCGTCATCGTTCTCAAGCGCGACGCCGTGGCGAAGGTCGTGCTCAACAACCTCTACAAGCACACTCAGCTGCAGGACAACTTCGGCGCCAACATGCTCGCGATCGTCGACGGTGTGCCGCGCACCCTGCCGATCGACGGGTTCATCCGCCACTGGGTGACCCACCAGATCGAGGTCATCGTGCGGCGCACCGCGTTCCGCCTCGCGAAGGCGGAGGCGGACGCCCACATCCTGCGCGGGTACCTCAAAGCACTGGATGCTCTCGACGAGGTCATCGCTCTCATCCGACGCTCGCAGACCACCGAGGAGGCGCGCGACGGGCTCATGCAGCTCCTCAGCGTCGACGAGCTGCAGGCCACCGCCATCCTCAACCTGCAGCTGCGCCGCCTCGCCGCGCTCGAGCGGCAGAAGATCCAGGAGCAGGCGGAGGAGCTCGAGCGGCTCATCGCCGACTACCAGAGCATCCTCGCGAGCCCCGAGCGGCAGCGCACGATCGTCGGCGAGGAGCTCACCGAGATCGTCGACAAGTACGGTGATGATCGCCGCACCGAGATCATGTTCGGGTTCGACGGCGACATGAGCGTGGAAGACCTCATCCCCGTCGAGGAGATGGTCGTGACCGTCACGCGCGGCGGCTACATCAAGCGCACCCGCAGCGACAACTACCGACCCCAGCACCGCGGCGGCAAGGGAGTGCGCGGAGCGCAGCTTCGCGCCGACGACGTCGTCGAGCACTTCTTCGTCACGACCACGCACCACTGGCTGCTGTTCTTCACGACCACGGGGCGCGTCTACCGGCTCAAGACGTACGAGATCCAGGAGGGCAGCCGGGACGCCAAGGGTCAGCACGTCGCCAACCTGCTCGCCCTGCAGCCGGACGAGCAGATCGCCCAGATCCTCGACATCCGCGACTACTCGGTCGCCCAGCACCTCGTGCTCGCAACGCGCAAGGGGCTCGTCAAGAAGACAGCGCTCACCGAGTACGACACCAACCGCACGGGCGGCATCATCGCCGTCAACCTGCGCGAGGGCGACGAGCTCGTGTCAGCCATGCTCGCCGACGAGTCCGACGACATCCTCCTCGTCTCACGACTGGGCATGTCGCTCCGGTTCACCGGCGACGACAGCGCGCTGCGGCCCATGGGGCGCTCCACCTCAGGCGTCACCGGAATGAAGTTCCGTCCAGGCGACGAACTGCTCGCGGCCGCCGTCGTGGGCGACCGCGGCTACGTCTTCGTCGTCACCGGTGGCGGGTACGCCAAGCGCACCGCCGTCGACCAGTACCGCATCCAGCAGCGTGGCGGGCTCGGCATCAAGGTCGCCAAGCTCAACGACGACCGCGGAGCCCTCGCCGGCGCACTCATCGTCTCCGAAGACGACGAAGTGCTCGTGGTTCTCCAAAACGGCAAGGTGGTACGCTCTGCCGTGGCTGAGGTGCCTGCCAAGGGGCGCGACACCATGGGAGTCGTGTTCGCTCGGCCGGACGACGACGACCGCATCATCGCCATCGCTCGCAACAGCGAGCGCCATCTCGTGGATCCCGATGCCGACACGGCGACGGAAGCCGATACTGACAATGCCGCTCCGGCCGCGACCGCGACCGAGGCCGGGAAGGACCACAGCTCGTGA
- a CDS encoding DUF3566 domain-containing protein: protein MSTVAEKLQRKSQRSAPVKQVRLKLVYIDFWSAVKLSFLVAICLSIALLITTLMIWVVLSSLGIINDVDALFAEILGEDALSLAEILSLGQVMFFASIVAVLNAVGGTVLGAVSALIYNLSVKLTGGLLVGFTNN from the coding sequence GTGAGTACAGTCGCCGAGAAGCTGCAGCGCAAGTCGCAGCGCAGCGCCCCCGTCAAGCAGGTGCGCCTCAAGCTCGTCTACATCGACTTCTGGTCGGCGGTGAAGCTCTCCTTCCTCGTCGCCATCTGCCTGTCGATCGCGCTCCTCATCACGACCCTCATGATCTGGGTCGTGCTCTCCTCGCTCGGCATCATCAACGACGTCGACGCGCTCTTCGCTGAGATCCTCGGGGAAGACGCTCTGAGTCTCGCCGAGATCCTCTCGCTCGGGCAGGTCATGTTCTTCGCGAGCATCGTCGCCGTCCTGAACGCCGTCGGCGGCACCGTGCTCGGAGCCGTGAGCGCGCTCATCTACAACCTCAGCGTGAAGCTCACCGGCGGCCTCCTCGTCGGATTCACCAACAACTGA
- a CDS encoding DMT family transporter, with amino-acid sequence MSWIILVASGMLEAVWATALGASKGFTRVGPTVVFGVALALSMAGLAYAMREIPTGTAYAVWVGIGAGLTILWAMPTGAETASVVKILLVLGIVACVVGLKLVSDAEA; translated from the coding sequence ATGTCGTGGATCATTCTGGTGGCATCGGGGATGCTCGAAGCCGTGTGGGCGACCGCCCTCGGCGCATCGAAAGGCTTCACGCGTGTCGGGCCTACCGTCGTGTTCGGCGTCGCCCTCGCCCTCAGCATGGCGGGGCTGGCCTACGCGATGCGCGAGATACCCACGGGCACGGCCTACGCCGTGTGGGTGGGCATCGGGGCCGGTCTCACGATCCTCTGGGCGATGCCCACGGGAGCGGAGACCGCCTCGGTCGTCAAGATCCTGCTCGTGCTCGGCATCGTCGCGTGCGTCGTCGGGCTCAAACTGGTGAGCGACGCCGAAGCCTGA
- a CDS encoding DNA helicase, which translates to MGLSRKRRREIKKLRGSASDVWSEQREVLDHAAKVLRAASREAANVARDDVAPRVKSAYEKRVQPGIDAGVGSVRSAASATRSTFTDDVLPAVSGALGSAIAVLDIARNKQLRDALKSASASGRELATRAGQRVGLIEVKPKPGPGTYILIGLGVVAAAGIAYAAWQTLRADDDLWVEAEDDDLPVETSAQS; encoded by the coding sequence ATGGGACTGTCACGCAAGCGCCGTCGCGAGATCAAGAAGCTCCGCGGGTCAGCCTCGGATGTCTGGAGCGAGCAGCGCGAGGTTCTCGACCACGCCGCGAAGGTTCTGCGGGCCGCGAGCCGCGAGGCGGCGAACGTCGCCCGCGATGACGTCGCACCCCGTGTGAAGAGCGCCTACGAGAAGCGCGTCCAGCCGGGCATCGACGCCGGCGTCGGCTCGGTGCGGTCCGCCGCGAGTGCGACCCGCTCCACGTTCACCGACGACGTCCTTCCCGCCGTCTCCGGGGCCCTCGGGTCGGCGATCGCGGTTCTCGACATCGCGCGCAACAAGCAGCTTCGGGATGCTCTCAAGTCGGCTTCGGCGTCCGGGCGCGAGCTCGCGACCAGGGCCGGTCAGCGCGTCGGACTCATCGAGGTCAAGCCCAAGCCCGGCCCCGGCACCTACATCCTCATCGGGCTCGGCGTCGTCGCCGCGGCCGGCATCGCCTACGCGGCGTGGCAGACGCTGCGCGCCGACGACGACCTGTGGGTCGAGGCCGAGGACGACGATCTTCCGGTGGAGACCTCCGCCCAGTCCTGA